The following coding sequences lie in one Candidatus Neptunochlamydia sp. REUL1 genomic window:
- a CDS encoding IS630 family transposase encodes MAEYKRLGKPIVYIDESGFAHDMPRTHGYSKIGQRCFGTHDWGAKGRTNAIGALLGTSLLTLALFECNINTDAFSIWAEEDLLPKLPSESILVMDNASFHKSKSMQEKIHAAGHTLEYLPPYSPDLNPIEHKWAQAKSKRRKYQCGIDELFKEHCL; translated from the coding sequence ATCGCAGAATATAAACGTTTGGGAAAGCCAATTGTATATATTGATGAAAGCGGGTTTGCCCATGATATGCCCCGCACCCACGGTTACTCCAAAATAGGACAGCGATGTTTTGGTACTCATGATTGGGGAGCAAAAGGAAGAACAAATGCAATAGGGGCATTACTTGGAACAAGCCTCCTTACACTTGCGTTATTCGAGTGCAATATTAATACAGACGCCTTTTCCATTTGGGCAGAGGAGGACTTGCTACCGAAACTTCCCTCTGAAAGTATTCTGGTTATGGATAATGCTTCATTCCATAAAAGCAAATCTATGCAAGAGAAGATCCACGCTGCAGGCCATACCTTGGAATATCTTCCTCCCTATTCCCCTGATCTAAACCCTATTGAACACAAGTGGGCACAGGCAAAGTCTAAGCGAAGAAAATATCAATGTGGAATAGACGAACTTTTCAAGGAGCACTGCCTATAA
- the bamE gene encoding outer membrane protein assembly factor BamE domain-containing protein has translation MKYVFLLGLLFLMGCGASGEIMTRDKYAEVEMGMTTQDIEKQYGKPYKIVSKGEGKETYEYIEKITMGTQVIEQRRYYIMIQDGKVVGKYMKVSNPPPFEAIYSDDPYPNY, from the coding sequence ATGAAATATGTTTTTTTGTTAGGGCTTTTATTCTTGATGGGGTGTGGCGCGAGTGGTGAAATCATGACCCGCGATAAGTATGCTGAAGTTGAAATGGGAATGACAACGCAGGATATTGAAAAGCAATATGGCAAGCCTTACAAAATTGTATCAAAAGGGGAAGGAAAAGAGACCTACGAATATATCGAAAAAATTACCATGGGGACGCAAGTGATCGAGCAGCGTCGCTACTATATTATGATTCAAGATGGAAAGGTAGTTGGAAAGTACATGAAAGTTTCCAACCCCCCACCATTTGAGGCCATCTATTCAGATGACCCCTATCCTAATTATTAA
- a CDS encoding FtsW/RodA/SpoVE family cell cycle protein yields the protein MWNHQYLRRIDLRTLPIIAILMVMSILIIASTTSEVQITGEDFFFTPTVKNQIQRFGVGILCYLFFAGLDYHKLREWAWVLYVGTILLLFGLFFTESIQHVHRWYRIPFVGGTLQPSEYAKLSLVLTLSWFLEKKGRNVGDWRTFFQASLIVFIPFVLILKQPDLGSAMVLYPMTLGMFYFGGIKRKVIKIMSIMGVAALVLISLIFTGILSHEKLRPAATKVLKEYQYERFDPDTYHHQAAKTAIALGGYTGSGFKKSMFTGRQFLPAAHTDSVFPAFAEEYGIFGAIFMLLLFFGLIYYSFQVTAVARDHFGRVLSSGIAVYLAIHVVINIGMMCGFLPITGVPLVLVTYGGSSVTLTMGALGMLQSVYTRRFMF from the coding sequence ATGTGGAACCATCAATATTTAAGACGAATCGACTTAAGAACCCTTCCGATCATCGCCATTTTAATGGTGATGAGCATTTTGATTATAGCGTCAACCACCTCTGAGGTTCAAATTACTGGAGAAGACTTTTTCTTCACTCCTACAGTCAAAAATCAGATTCAACGTTTTGGCGTCGGAATCCTTTGTTACTTGTTTTTTGCAGGCCTCGACTACCACAAACTCCGTGAGTGGGCCTGGGTTCTCTACGTTGGGACCATTTTACTCCTCTTTGGTCTTTTTTTTACAGAATCTATTCAACATGTTCATCGTTGGTACCGCATTCCTTTTGTTGGAGGAACTCTGCAACCCTCTGAATATGCTAAACTTTCTCTTGTCCTTACCCTGAGTTGGTTTCTTGAAAAAAAGGGGAGAAATGTGGGGGATTGGAGAACTTTTTTTCAAGCCTCGCTCATTGTTTTCATCCCATTTGTTCTCATTTTAAAGCAGCCTGATCTAGGTTCTGCAATGGTTTTATATCCCATGACACTGGGAATGTTTTATTTTGGTGGGATCAAACGGAAAGTCATAAAAATCATGTCGATTATGGGTGTTGCTGCCTTAGTCTTGATTTCCCTCATCTTTACCGGGATCCTTTCCCACGAAAAGCTCCGTCCTGCCGCAACAAAAGTTTTAAAAGAATATCAGTACGAAAGGTTTGATCCTGATACCTACCATCATCAAGCGGCTAAAACAGCAATTGCTCTTGGGGGATACACTGGCAGCGGTTTTAAAAAAAGTATGTTCACAGGGAGGCAATTCCTCCCCGCGGCACATACCGATTCTGTTTTCCCTGCTTTTGCAGAAGAATATGGAATTTTTGGGGCCATTTTCATGCTTCTCTTGTTTTTCGGATTAATTTATTATAGTTTTCAAGTAACAGCGGTAGCTAGAGACCATTTTGGGCGGGTTCTTTCCTCCGGAATTGCTGTGTATCTAGCTATTCATGTGGTGATCAATATTGGAATGATGTGCGGCTTTTTGCCCATTACTGGAGTACCTTTGGTATTAGTAACCTATGGAGGCTCTTCCGTCACGTTGACAATGGGCGCCCTTGGTATGCTGCAAAGTGTTTACACAAGAAGGTTTATGTTTTGA